The DNA segment AAGCGCACCAGATAAGATTTTACGTCTATTCGATACACCTGGTATTCAAGAGATTGCGGATCGAGTAGAACGCGCATTGCCACCGCAATTTAAGGACCCGGACGAACAGCAACAACCAATTGCCGCCAGAGGTACAACAGCACTTGCAACAATCCGATGCTACTGTGCAGCAGTTACAGCAAGAATTGCAAAAGCTTCAAGCCGAAGTACAGGACAAGCAAGCGGATCGTGACCACAAGGCGCAGCTTGCCGAAATGGATGCACAGGTCAAACTAGCCATTGCTCGAATGAACAATGAGTCTAAAGAGAATCTAAACGAGCTCACGCAGGCCGTTAAATTGATGCTGCAACATATGCAAGTGCCTGCTAGCCTAGCTCAGCAAGTGAATCAGGGTTTAGCGATGATAACCAACAATATGAATCGCCGCCCTCGCAATATTCCAATGCAAGACATAAACCCGCTAAATGCGGGTTTTTCTTTGCCTGAGTCAAACATGGGTCAACAGCCTATGCCGCAAGAACAGCAACAAATGCAACAAAACTACGCGCCCGATACCAGCCAGATCGAGAACAACGCGCCCCAATGGCTGCAGTAACACAATCCGCACCTGACGGTTTCAGGGCTAAGAGGAAACTTGCAATGGACGAACTTTCATACACCGTAGCTTCCGACGAACCAACGCCAGAAACTGCAGCAGAGGCCCCGGAAACCCAAGCGACAGCACAACCGGGTGAACCAGAAGCCGAAGTAGTAGAACTGACGGGAGGAAGAGCAGGCCGAAGCCGAAAAGGAAAAACAAACCAAAGCTAAGCAGTCAGCATTTGACCGCCGCAGGGAAGTTACCCGACAAAAACATGATGCTGATCGTCGTCGGCTGAGGCAGGCGGGTTGCTAATGAGTTACGCGCACGATACGAACCGCAAAATGCTACCGCCACAATCAAGTGCCTACGATTGATCAATTTGAATCAATCCCTGCTTATGAGAAAGCTGTGCAGGATTACTGGCAAGAGCAAGCTAAATGTCGGTGCAAAAAGAGTTTGAGCAGAAAAAACAAGCCCAAGATGAGCAATTATTGGCAGAAATTGTCCAAGCCGAAGCAGAATACGCTAAATCTAATCCCGATTATGAGAATGTTTTAACCTCAATGGTTCCTTTTATCGGCCAGAAGGATTGCCAGTGCATTTAAAAGACGCAATTTACTGCTGATGATCGCCGGCTATGCTTTATGAGTTGGGTAAAGATTAGCGGGTTTTGCTGATTTCTTGGTAAGTCGCCCACTGAGCAACTCATGGAATTGGGAGCCGTCCGCGCAAGTTTAAAAAACAACGGTGCAGCAGCGCCGCGTACACCTGCAGCAGCAAACCTACCAAAACCCATTTCAACAGTATCAGGCCGAACCACTTTAAGACTGATCCTTACGCGATGAGCGATAAGGACTTCTTAGCGGCGAAAGGTCTGAGATAAAAGGATATAGAAAATGCCAATCCAGTCTCTAACAACACGATTATTACTCATGACATCATCGCCAAAGATGCGGCGGTGATGTTTCTTGAGGAATCAACTTTTGTTAAATCGATCAACCGTGATCGAGAGCAAGAGTTCGGAAAAGACCGAGGCGGTTATACAGCTGGTGAGTCTGTCCGTATTAAAATCCCTCCTACACCCGTTGTCACCGATGGCGACGTGTGGTCACCAACTGATGCCGCAAAAAATGCGGTTGAAGAAACCATTTTGCTGAAAGTCGATACGCCTAAACACGTAGGGCTCAAATTCGGTTCAATTGAACAGGCTTTGAAGTTTGGTGAGTACAACGCAAAAGGCGGTTTTAAAGAGCGTATCTTGAAGCCTGCTGTTAAGGCGCTTGTTTCTGTCGTTGAAGCGGACATGTTGCAACGTGCAATTATTCTCACAAATAACTTTGTGGCGAATACTGGCCCGCTGACCACGCTGTCGCCATATGACAATGCCCGAGCTGCGCTGCAACGCAATCTTTGCCCTGAGGATAACCGTCAATCCTTAATCACCAGTAATATGAACGTTGGGCTTGTTTCGGCATCACGCCAGTTATTTAATTCGCAAAAAGACCTTGCCAAGCAATATACCGAAGGCTGGATTGGTCGCTATGCTGGCTTTGATTTTCATGAGCATCAATCGCTGTATCGCTCGACCAATGGTACGCAGGTTGCGGGTGTCACCGTATCGGGTGCTTCGCAAACGGGCGGAACATTGACGATTGGCGGCGTGACCAATGGCACGATCTTTAAGGCTGGCATGATCTTCACCATGACAGGTGTGAACATGTTGCATCCTCTGACCAAGCAAGATACTGGCAATCTCATGCAGTTTGTCGTACTTGCTGATGCGACGATGGGCGGTACTACTGGTGCGTTAACGATCTATCCTAAGATCACACCAGCAGGAACTGCGAATGCCAATGTGACGGCTTCACCAGCAGGTGGCGCAGGTTTAACTTTCGTTGGTGCTGCAAACCAGACCATCGAGCAAGGGTTAGCCTATCAGGGCGATGCTTACGCGGCGGCTTTTGTACCTCAGAAGCTACTTGCAGGATGTGTTGGTAGCACTTTTGATGCGGGTACCTTCTCAATTCGCTGCATGACCTTTGGTGATGGTGTGAATAACTTTGAAGGTACACGCCTTGATGTGTTGTACGGCTTTACGGGCGTTCGCAATAATTGGGCTGTGCGCACAGGCGTAGGCTTGTAATAGTCATTTAACCTTAAACACAAACCAATAAACGACAAAAGCCGCCTTCGGGTGGCTTTGTCGTTTTTGAGGATTTAAAAAATGTCAGAACCTATTGAATACCCAAAGGCTCTTTATCGTGATCATGCTGATCATGCAATCGCTAAAGACGAAGAGCATGAGGCCCGTTTACGTGAACTAGGTTACGGGGATTTTTCGGAGCTTGATCACTCAGACCATAAAACTACTGAGTCTGAAACTAATGCCCAAACAGAGGCATCGGGTGATGTTGCTTTTCTGCAAGCGCGAGTTGAAAACCTTGAAGGGCTTTTAACACGCGCAGAATCAGACCTAACTGCAATCGATATTCGTAACAAAGAGCTAGTCTCTGACCTAGAAAAAGCTAATGCAACTATTGCAGAGCATGTGCAAACCATTGCTGAAATGGAAGGGCATGCAGAGAAAGGTATTGCAGAGATTGAGCGTTTAAACAACGAAGTCTCTTCTTTTCAAGTCACCGTTAATGGCTTGCAAGAGCAAATAGCAAAATCAAATGCAGATGTATCAAAAACTGATAAAAAGGATAGCAAATAATGAAACCTGTTCTTAGTTTGCTGCGGGAGGCCGCACGCAAAGCGAATCTAATCGCGTCCGGTGAAAATCTCAATGCAGACCAAGAGCAGGAGTCATTAGAGGCGCTTAACACGTTATTGGACGGGTGGGCGCTCACTCTTCGCAATGGTTCTTTGCCACAGAGTGTTAAGGTGACTGATACCTTATATTTACCTGATGGTTACGCATCAGCAATCATGTATAACTTGGCGGTGCAGATCAGTGTTGATAATGAATTACAGATTGATCCCGAAGTTCAGCAAATGGCGCTTAATACCTTGTCTGCA comes from the Aquirhabdus parva genome and includes:
- a CDS encoding P22 phage major capsid protein family protein, which gives rise to MFLEESTFVKSINRDREQEFGKDRGGYTAGESVRIKIPPTPVVTDGDVWSPTDAAKNAVEETILLKVDTPKHVGLKFGSIEQALKFGEYNAKGGFKERILKPAVKALVSVVEADMLQRAIILTNNFVANTGPLTTLSPYDNARAALQRNLCPEDNRQSLITSNMNVGLVSASRQLFNSQKDLAKQYTEGWIGRYAGFDFHEHQSLYRSTNGTQVAGVTVSGASQTGGTLTIGGVTNGTIFKAGMIFTMTGVNMLHPLTKQDTGNLMQFVVLADATMGGTTGALTIYPKITPAGTANANVTASPAGGAGLTFVGAANQTIEQGLAYQGDAYAAAFVPQKLLAGCVGSTFDAGTFSIRCMTFGDGVNNFEGTRLDVLYGFTGVRNNWAVRTGVGL